The genomic DNA TTTGGAGTCTGTCAGCCGCAGCGATCCGTCATCAGCGGAAGGATTCGGTGATTCAGAGAACTATGAAGGTGAGAAAGAGCTATCTACCCGAATCATCTTCATGTATCTAGCTGATGGTTCCTGGCCGTCCAATTCTGGCATCGTCATACCAGACAAAGTAGCCAGGGAGACTTTCAGCACGTCGTGGGTGTTCCGGAGTGACTTAATACAACGGTGCTCACACCGTAACTTCTCGTTTATCACTGCATCTCCCGTATGGCTAAAAAATTTTTCAGAGCGCATATGAACTTCAATTGttgtcgtttctctctgagGTGATCTGGTTGTGGCCCTCCACAGTAGGTCGCCACTCGACGTCCCTTTCTGTTTGTTGAGCAATTTCCATTTTTCGTATCAGACGGACCCGGTCATCTTTAGGTAAAGCGAACATCTGAAAGTAGTACCGATGTAGGGATATACAGGACAGAGTTCGGAAGGAATTCGGGTCTTCAGCAACTTTTTTCAGCAAGCCCCACcgttgtctcctccgtcgtcAAAAATGAACGCCGTGTCTATTTAGACAATTAGTGCATGAGTGAGGGATCAGTTTTTTGAAAATGGAGAGCATTAGCTGGTAGGTTTTATAAACTAAGAGGATGCACCACATGCGGCACGCCAGAGGAGGCCGTCGCTTATCTCTTCTAACGGCACATCGTTTCCATTGACAGTCTAAGGTTTCTCTGTAAATTCACGATGGAACGTGCTCAAGGAACGAGGTATTGTGCATTATTGAGAGTGCTCAAATATCATGGGAACATATGTAATCCCACGGAGGTAGCTGAATATTCAGTACCTGTAACAACTTAGTCGTTCCATCAAAATGCATCTTCGAAAAGCATATGAAAATTGCACTGGTTATAATCCATGTTGGTTTGATGTCTTTCCCGTGTCTGCGACGTTCAGACACAGAACGTGTGGATAGTGATCAGTACGTTATCGTCGGCGATCCGAACATGGAGCCTGCAGCAGCTTCCTTGGCGATTCCATCGAATCTAGATGAGGGTGGTCGATTCCGAGGAGCCAGCCGTCAAAGGCATCGTGCATGCCGCAGTGCCTCCACGGCAAGCACTGACTGCGACGATAACTACGAATACGACGTGGCACATGTTGCAGCAAAAGCTGTTGACGACAAAATGAAGGAGGACAATACGATGTTGCAAAAACGGTCTCGTGCGCTGAGGCAATGATTATTCGTCGGATTTACTTGCAAGAGATGGCGGTGAAACTATCAGGTATTTTTCTACTGCTGAGATGGCATGCAATACCTGAAAGGTAGTTTCTGTCCCGACGACGGCAAAAATAGGCAGTGAAATCACTTCTGTGTAGTAGAGCACAACAACGATATCTGTCTATTTCGAAGCCTCTGTCAGTCAGTGTGTGAGGTGTGAGTGCCAGTTGCCACGAGGTGATTTCGTTGGGGTGTACGCAGGGATGCTCGGCAAGTTTTTGTAGTCTGCTGGTACCGAACTTTCTCAACCGGAACGTCAGCTGTTCAAGCAACGAAACCCCAACGTGTTTACGACTCTGTGCGGCTGTGAGTGTGACCAGTGGCTGCAGCAATGCAGGTTCTGCCATTTCGAATACCTCTTTTGTTTCAATGCTGCTATAATGTGGGACCAATCAAATATGTATGAAAATTAGGGTAGTACCTCTGTGTTACCGAGTCAGCGGCTTCATACATTTTCTCCAGAAAGATTGATAGATTCATAACAAAATCCGAACAGGATTCCACTGCCCACCGGCGCAACAAAGAAGTAAGCAGGTGGCACCCGTAACTCTCCTGGCGGCACGCACCAtgtcgctgccttcgcgtTCTAGTGCGAGCAAGAGGGATCGTTGTGATTACATCAGTGAAACGGAGTGGTGGGCGTATATGCAAAAGATCTAGCCGACGGATGTGTGAGAGGTCAGCGCCTCAGAATGGAAACGAATACTTTGAGTTATCATTAGAAGCTCTTTAGTGTTACACACACTAATGGTAGATACATTACGGCACCACGCCTGTTCTGTTATTCGTGTGGCGGAGGCCAATTGATCGTCCACCGTGTATTGCGTCAGGGAAGCGTGTCGGGCTGTTGCTTGTCTCTGCACTGACTACACCTGTGCGCCAgcgacatatatatatatatatatatatataaggcTTCGGGGTACAAGATGGGAAGCAATCAGGACACATGGGCTCATCAGACCGCGTCTGTCCCAGTAACCTGGACCTACGCGTGCTCAGCTCGAGGTTCATTCACAGGCAACCGCTCAAACTTATGTACCGCAGTTCTTTCCCGAACCCGAGGCAGTACCTGACGAATCTTGGTGATCTCAGTCGGCCCAGCAGCCTTCGGAAGCATTACGTGCAATCGGGAAGCGCTACACGCGGCATAATGTCTGCAGGCACACATTCTCGAGCAGTGAAAGGAATTCGCTTTCCCACTTCTTTCATCTTGCCTTTGTTATCTCGCTGCGTAGATCCGGTCCGATCCGTTACACATCTAGTCAAATCGATGGAGCTACCGTGTTACTTCCTCCACACTTACGAAATCTGGCGAGTACCTAGTCCGGCAGGAATTTGCCGCACTGGTGAATCGCGCAGTGGTATCGCCTTACGATCAAGTTGTTTACAAACGGAGACTACAGACGTCACCACGAGGTAAACTTAAGCGCCTATGACTCAAAACCCCGCTGCCATGTTCTGACCAGCCAAAAGCGTAAGTTGTGTCCCCGTACTATTCCGTACTCACACAGTATGGCGTACTGTGTTGAGGCCGGCTACGATGTGCAGGCGAACCACGATGTCACACTGGTTTGGGAAAGCACCGGTCCACTGCTCTCGCTTCCAGATGCTCCGCTGTGTTTACCAGAAACTGGAGACTGCTAGGGAACCTTGTTTCTTCCTAAAGAAAAGCCTGACATTGCTGACGCAAGTGCACCCCCTCACACTGCCCACCAATTAAAAGGATTTGGAAACCAACAGAAAAATGTTATTGTCCGCCGAAAGACTGTGAAcattcctttccttctcaaCCCAACTGCCTAGAAGGCTTTTTGAAGTTGGTCTTCACCTTCTGCAACGAGCACGCCCTTGAGACGAGATGAAAAGAACAACGCTGTGCTGGCATGTGAGCGCCGTCATGCGAATATGCTTTACGGATGTCTCCCATCAGCATGTGAACTATTGCGAAAACGCAGGATCACCGTATACTGCAACAGAATCTGTCGCATGCCGTTTATTGCCTTCCCTAGTGGAGTCAACATGGCGTGTCTGCCACCGGAAAATCACAAGTAATTCATTGCTCGAGGCTCTGCCTAGATTGGGAACCAACCTCGAGGCCCGTATCTTCCCTAAACTGAACCTTCACAACCATATTCTGAAAAAAATGGCCTTACGGATGCAGCACACACTCAAGGGAGGCACATTCTACCTCTGTAGTGTCAGCtgctgtttcctttccccctttGACGCAGAAAACACAACCACTAGTAAACCCACCATTCGCAGCGTGTCGATGCATTGACGGTAATGTCGGACCTTATAATGCCGTCTGCTGACTACCTTCGCATGCTGTCTGTTTCTGGATGGAAGAAAACGTCCTTTTACCAAAACCTGGACCGCCCGGGAAAACGGATCTAACCTACATGGTagagaagaagcaacgaTTCAATCGCAGTGTCCCCCTCGCAACACTGTTTGTTCCCGGATACCCCCGCTCGCATTGACCAACCAGAAACCGCATCACTACCACACCTGCTATCGCCAAGAGCTCTCCAGGCACCAATAATGTGTTGGGATGATGTACCGTTACACACTGAAGCACCTGTTCGATGTAGTGGTACGCTTCTATCCTGCTAGTATGCTCATGCACTGTAGCTCCTCCACCAATAACCCTACCCTCAAACCATGGCATTACAGCAGGGCTGCCGCAACGCGATGCTCCTAGGTGATTCTTTTGTGTTCTTCGTGCATTCAAAGCAGACACTACCAAAACCTGGAGCGGAAAATTAAAGCACTGCAACGGGACACGCCATCTTCAGTGCCTTCTGCAACACAACACAAAGCACACGCCGTGTTGCCCCGCCGTGTACTCACACTCATGTGCAGCATTGGCTGCAGTTCCTCCCCCCTTTTCCTACAGAGCTTACCTAAGTGCTGGCTGATTTTCATGGCTCCTGGCATAAAGTTTATGAACTTCAAACGCTGCAGTTGCAGTCTCCAGCAACCGTTGCCACCCCCCCATCTAATATGTCACCCTCTTTTCTTGTGGAGGCTTTGACACAGACCGTCTGGGTGTACAGTTCCCTTGCTATACACACGTTGCAACAGGCGTATGATGTCATCGCGGTAGACACGGCTTCCCTTGGCAGCCGCCGGGAATACCAAATACAGACTGCACCACATCTGTTCATCACCAATgaagaaacgcatgcgccggcGACGTTTCCGCAGATGCACGTGCCAGTCGCCTCTCCGGACAGAGATCTGGGGACTTGCGGCTTTGTGCAGAACGGTCTGCACTGGTGAACGACAGAGGAGTACTCTGATCAGCACATGGTACCGAACGAGCCCAATTACATGCAAGTTCGCTCGAAGAGGATGTGGGTGAGGAATCTATTGAGGCCGAAAAAAGACCTCCTGTGACAGGCAATGTCGATGACCCTTCAAGAGCGCACATCACGTTCATCAAGTCAGACCACTGGTCTTCCGTTACTCCAGCAGTTGATAGTGGACCAAGACTCCGCAACTCGAGAAGATTTGCCAGCTGCAGCAGATTCATACGCGCACAAGACTGATAGGGCCGATGTTGTGCATTCTCATCGAAGCACCCGGAGGCTCTTGCTGGTGTCACGTAATTCTTGGGGCAAGTTGCTTCTCCGGAGTGCCTGTCAAGAAGATGCACCTTTGTGGCTGTTCTCCATCAGTGTTTTGCACTTCAACTGACACAGTGGGGGTACTCATGTGTCCTGTCATTTCCACATCTAGTGCGTCGGTTCTCGTCTACCGAAAACAACGGCACGCGATCATGAATAGTGCTCGTGAGTCATCGCACCCGTTTACACGGCTGCCGATCCACCAAACACGTTACTGGTATGCGCTTATGGAGAGAGCCCACCAACGGCTGAGATTCAACGCCTAAACTCATCATCTGTGTCGGCACCTCCCTGCACGTTCCCACTCAGTTTGCGTTAGGAGGCAGACCCACTTCTCGAGAGGCGCACTGAATGCGAGTCCACTGTTTTGGAGTGTGCTTCCAGACGTTCTCCCACAATGTTTTGACGACTTGTTCCAGTATATCGATCAGATCATTTGGCGTTCGATGGGTGGCCCCCTGAAGCGCCAGCCCCCCACCTATATTTTCGTCCGACCGTTGTGGACACACTTCGGATCGAAGGCCATCTCCCTCCAAGCGCTCTGTACGTTCGCCTTGAACCGGCATCTCATTATCCTGTTCCGCATCTGCTTCCGCTCCGCAGGCCGCGTATAATTCTGACGGCTGTGACATGCAGCTTCGGGGGGGGCGCGTCCATTCATTGCTCCGGGCCTTCCCTACTACCATTGTCTCCCGTATTTCCTCTTCTTGACtacctcctctctctccctcgtttgtCGTCTCCTCCTCAACCACGTGCTCTTTGATAAAGCCCACAACTGCGCCGCTTTCTGTTGCCCCTCCCTCCGAAGTGCCGGCTCCCACCTCAGCTGTCGCTGCTCCGTTGCCTGTGTGTCCACCGCCGGTGCTTGACACACTATGATATGAGCTACGGTCGGGGCTGGACAAATCTGGCTCTGCACCCGATTCGCTGGGGGAACGGGTTGTGGCGCTCATGCAACAGGGCTGGTCTCGGCTAGTGTCACTCTGGGTGGTAAATGCAACGAGGTCACCAGATTGGAAATCCTGAGAGGGTGACgatggagacgaaagaggcgacgaggcagtcGATGACTCCAGAGACGCAAACGGCATACCACCTGCCATGCCgccctcctcgtctgccgATCTTGAAGCAGCTGCTGACTGTGGCACGTGCTGGCTAGCTTGAGGGCATTCACCTTCGGACACCAGCTGGTCTTGAGACGGAGTGACAGAGGTCACCGGTAATGTAGGCAGCCGATCTACTGCCTTTCCACTGCACGACGAGGACTGGGGTCCAAACTGCAACTGACGCTGTGCCGACACCATCTGCTCATTGTCTGCGCCGCCTTGCCCTACCGGTACTTCAGACGCTTCCTCCATGCCACATTCAAGCTGCTTGTCTGTGCGTCTGTCTGCTTCACTACAGCGTAACTCGGCTAATTTGCCGCTGGGTCCTACATCAGGCAGGTCTGTACTCGCGTTCTGTGCACCGTCGAAAGCATCATGGGAGAAGCCGATAGTATCGTTCCGACTGTCGTGGCCACACAACTCGAAAGCAGCAGTTAGTAGCTGCACAGGAGACATGCGGGAAGCCAGAGCAGCGGCCGTTTCGGGGGCAATCCCACCAAGCATCACGGGTGGAGCCGCCTTCGGAGGTGTCAATTCTTCGACCTGTCTGTCACGCCCACCGACGTCGGTGTTGTCAAGCTGTGACGCCAACCCAGGGCGAATGTTTGCCCACCTGCTTCCCGAGAAAGAACGATGCCGAGATGCTGTCAGCCGAGCGGCTACTGCCTCCAGCCCactctccctcgccctcgtccgTCGGCCTCCTCCCGTCATGCTCAGGGTGCAGGTAGTATTGTCTCCTTCAAGTGTCCGCAACGCATCGAACAGTGCCTTGCATGCAAAGCCATCGTCGTTCACAGAGgctcctgcttcgcctgtgcAATGTGGATATGCTCGCACCATAGACTGGGACGCCTGCTCAATCACACTGCTTGTGCTGTGAGCAAGCTGCTCTCCTGACAACCGTGACTCCCCGGGCATCCCCCCGTCACCCGCATTCTTGAGAGATCGGCAAAACTGGAAGCCACGTTGTTGCAACTGATGATGCTGTCGCTGAGCGGCAGCAACCGCCTGACGCAACATCGAACCCGCACTTTCACGGGTAAGCGCCTCGTTAGGGCCAGCAGCTGCAGTCGGTGAATCCCCCAAGGTCAGGGTGGAGAGTGGAGCCTGCGCACAGAACGGTATACAGCCCCTCCGTAAAACACATGATCATCACTATACTGGTTAGAAGCCGACCTGCCAGCGCGAATGCTCCATACTGAGCAGTCAAATTAGTCGCGGCTCCTCAATACAGACCTTGTTTTATGTTCGAAGAAGACACTATTGCATGCACGGGCGACTTCATGCTAGACGTAGTAGTTGCCAGCAACACGACACCAACACCTTGTGGCTGAGCCACACTCATTTGTGCAGCGTTCCTATGCAAGGTAAAGGTtaccttctttttctctatCTTCGCCACAATGGTAACGCAAGGTAGCGGAGGAACTGCAAAAAAAGCATTCCACAAAGCAATCGCTGTTCCCACAAAACGCACGTTTATACGCAAGCACGCCGACTTTCTTGCTCTGAAACTCAACAGATCCGCAGTGCGATCTTCTGAAACGTAAGTCTCCAGAAGGCTGATACACGGATGTCAGGAGGGGTGGTCCTATCGCCAGCAACGTATCTGTACAGAATATTAAGCATTTGTGTTAATTACATGGAGACTCACTGTCGATGCCGGTTGTGAATGGTAGTTTATACTGTTTGGGCTGTCTTGCTTCCGCAAGGCCGTGGATGTACGGGCAGTAGTATGTGTCGCACACGTCTTCTCGATATTTCTCGCAGATGATCATCTGCAAAGCGCAGGGGATCACAGACCTGATAACGTGCTTCGATAAccttgttttcttctctagGCATTGAAACTCGTTTGTAAAAATGAACAAGTTGGAAGCAAACAGGGGACTGAGGTTACGACTTTACTCCGGGTAGCGGTTGTTCATCTGTAAACCCCTTGAGGCCCACTTCCGCCCTTTAAACAACGGCGCTCAGCCGCATGTTTTCGGCCCCTACCGGCCCTGGAACCCGCTGCCCTCTCTGGGATGTACTTCCAGTGCCCCGTGGGCAGAGCATAGACACAGAATGGATCCAGCTGCTCTGAGGCCGTTTCACCTCTTACCTTATAGAACAGAGGGTGATACAGGATCTCCTCTGTAGAATGGGCAAATGGGCATTCCCCTCCCCGAGGACACGTATTTACGATTATTTCCTCCTTCCATTCATTGAAACAACAACATGCAtctcctcctttccctgacccgcctcctcctcgtcgtctaCCATTGCCCTTGATGTGCTGGTTTTGCTGTCCGACAGCACCACTTCCTGCTGGGCGTCGAGCGCAACGAGGCCTGCCGCACCCGCCGCCATGGGTTGGCCGCTCCGTTGGATCGGCTTGCTTTGTGGTAACATGCGGACAAAGAACGTGAATATACCGGATGAATGATCTGTCTGAAAGATAAATCGGGCAGCGGCGGCTCCAGTACTGGTTGTGCGAGTATTGACAGCGCCTGAGGTACAGtacagaaagaaacagacatACGCCCCTGGCTAATTGTTCCTGTCGTCGTCGCAGTGGAAGAAGTAGCAGTACGGGGAGTCCTAGAGAGTGCGAAGAGAACAGCTAAGTTTGACTTTATAAGGCGCTTCTAGGCAAATATCAGGACCTGGAATCTCCCACGTTAGACGCCACGTAACAGCAGAGCGGTGTCCGGAGGCTCCTGCCGCCCCTGAGTTTGTGCCGCTAGAGAGGGAATGCCTGACGGAAAGGGATGCGAAACTTACGTAATTCCAAACTCGCAAGCGCCACTGACGAGCCTCCGGCACTTCTTAGTGCGGAAACGACAGAGATCTTCTTCACTAAGCAGCGACCCACACGCCATTTCCTTTCGAGCCTTGCGATTCAGACAGCTTTGCAACAAAGAAGGTAACAAAAGCCGTtgagagaggcacacacaaCCCACTCCTGCAGACGTCTGTCGATGTGAGTAGCTTTGCTGGACTCGGGAGCTCAAGCTCAAGAAATTAGGACGCTCCAGTTAGTTCACGCCATAACCGCATCACGCAATATCGCAGTCCGGGCACGCGACCCAGTAACAGCGAAGTGCTGGCTGAGCTAGCGCTGCTCCAGTAGTGATAGAGTACAGGGGTAACTACTACGAAATGTTGCCTCTGTATGCATTCGTCCTGTCTCGCTTGTTGTCGGTGTTGCTTTACGCGGCTGCTCACGACTTTCTGAAGTTGGGTGGTACTGACATGGTACTTCCTTGGTGGGGCTGCATATGTCTCCGGCCATCAGACAGAGGGGCCGACTCGGTACCCGACGAGCCGAAAACGCCTCCTAATCCTCGCAGACGTATATGGAACAGTAGTTTTCATGCACATCGCTCGTTAACGCCAGCTGGTAGCTCGGAAAGATGATACAGCCTGTCCTGTACCAGGACAGGGGCTCCCGGGTGTCGACGGTGGGTGACAATGCTCACGATGACGCTAACTTTCACTGATACAGAAATGTTTGCTTTCCTCATAAATTGGAATTGAGCAGGCAAACTGCAAGTCCTCCGCCGTACATGCGTCCAGGAAGGATATGACCTGAAGAAGGCATCTAAGTTTCTGTCCCCcattccccccccccctgcaGAGTCCCTCCAGCCGAAGAGCTCTCTATTGTTGCTAGGGACACACTAGGTACGACAGGCCGAGACACGTTAGACTGCGGACCCGTTCAATGGCCCTCTTCACCACCTGAGCGCACGTTAGCAGTTATGGTTCGATTACACTCCACTCAAGAAAACCGCATTTTCCAACAGCAATCTGACGAAAAGTGGCATTCGCGACAACAAAAGCAAGCTGGTGCCACACCGCCCTGGCGGCTGGGACCTCGCCGCCAAGTCACCGGGAGAGCATGAGGGGCCGCTGCAACAGCGGTCTGCCGTTGCCAGCAGTTCCTTTGGTCCCTCTGCTACAGTCTCTACCCTTACCAGCTGGAGGACAAGAATCAGGAGAGGCAAACGGCAAAAAAAGTGGCTACGGACACCGGTGCAAACAGAAGGAACTGGGTACAGAAACGGCAACCATCATGAACTCTAGGACCATACTACATGTATCTGGAAGGGTTGTACGGATggagggggaaaaagagatcACTGCGGATGATATGCGCGGAGGTGTCCACCCAAGCCCTGGCGCAACGTGACCATGGCGGCAATCGATACGCACGCCCCCTCTTATGTTGCGGCGTCTTACAAAGCGGAGACTGGGGCTGGACATCTCAGAGCCTACGAGCGAAACATGCTGCACGAAAAACAAATCCAGAAAATCTGGCGACACAACCTCAGCCTGACACAGCCAGCTGCAATCGCCTAGAATACCACAGTAGTGCGCTATGCGTTTAATCTCTTTATGGTCATTGACGTCGATCGGGTCCCGACGTGAGTCAACGACAGCTGCGCCGACGGGTTTTCAGGACCGTTCTAGTAAGGAATTTTCCAGGTGCAAAAAGTCATTTCTGAAGACACCATGGAAAACAACGTTGAGCAAAATGCGTGGAAAACCGCATGAAACTGGTGAATGGATGGCTATCGCTTGCTGTCATCTTTCGCTGCCTGAGTGTTGGTGGGCACTAGTGGCGTTCGCCGCCAACCTGACGACGAGGCCGCCTGCCGTTCCTTGACAGGTTCCGCGAGAGGCCTGTAGCCTGGGCTACGGGTAGACCTGGTCGTCGTGGAAATACTCCCGGGCGCTGCACTGGGTGTGGACGGCTGCTAAGGCCTCTTAGTCTTCCTCGGCTCGGTTCTCTGTCAGTGCGTGGCGCCGGAGCGACGTACGTCGTCATCACCGACTGGCTGAATCCGCTCGACTCTAATTGATTATGAAGGAAAACTGGCTCGCTCGTCGGCTATTGCGGTGTCGTCCTGGCGCAGCGGGATGGTGTGTGGTGCGATTCGAACTTTGAGAGCGAGCAGCGGGTGTGCATTATGTTTCCCACAACCTCCAACCGTCAGCCGGCCCCATCTACAAGGTGGTCACTGCCGGGCACGAACCCGGCCAGCTGCGTGACCTTTACTGACCGGTTCATTGGAGCCAGGCGTCAGAAACAGTGAGATTCGCTGGACGCCGGTGCATTGTTGCTGCAGAGCTGTCAGAGCAATAAAGCTACGCCTATAGATCCCCACTTTTCGGCTGCTTCACGTAGGATGGCGAGGAGCTAGCGTAATTTCTATTGAAGATGGCGTAAATCCTTCCAGGGGTACCAGAAGCGGCCAGAAACAACACCGACACAGAGCAAGGGTGTCTACAGGtacaggagaaaaaacggctTTGTCAGCTAGGCGTCGACAGGTGGTTAGGAAGTAGCTCCTGTACAACAACGGGTGCCGCAATCACAAATGCGTTGAGGTTAGAGTACGCTAGGCAGAGAACACCGCAAAACTTCACGCGAACCGCAAATCAATCATGGTCGTCAATCTAGGGAAGCCCGTGCGCGACGTTAAAGCAAACTGAAGAGTGGTACCGCTCTAGCTGTTTCGCTCGCCCACGGAGTGTGAGCTGGTTGGACCTGTGCAACACTAACATTAACTGTCACTAGCGTCCGTGCGTCATCCACCATTCCAGACAAAATGGAGGTGGGTAAATATCTGCTGCCTCGGGCTTGCCTTCGTGTCGGACACGGGGGGGAACTTCGGCGTTGCATCAAAAGAGGATGGCTGTTAAGAGTTGTTTTACCCTTCGAATCACTGCTTATTTCTCCATCCACATCTGTTAGCCCGCCATACAATCGGAGCGCCTTTTCGTCAATAATCGATACGTGAATATAGCATCCCTCTAAAGTTCTGTTCCCATATAGGATACGGCTTTTCTGTGTCTATGACATAAGGACGGAGGTCCCATGCTGCCTCACGCACCGCAGCAAGATTGAACGCCCCGGCGTTGGACGGTTTTGTAGCCACCCGACCTGCTGCTGGGAGCATCTCTATCCCTAACACATACGCATGTTCCACGAGAACGTATTGCAATATCCGCACTCAGGTGGTGTGCGTAGCACGTGGCACTGCGTCTTTAATTTGGACGGCTGGCAATACTCCTGTGTGGCCTCACCTTCACCACGGTACCCTGAGGTATAATTGGAAAGAAATCGGATGTATTAGACTGGCTTCAATTCATCTTTAGTGAACACGGCAGTCCCCACGGAAGTTTCCGTGCACTGTGCCATGCCTTGTACACATTGAACTAGAGCGTTAGAGCCAGTGACACAGTCCCTCTAGAGCTTCAGCTGAAGGA from Neospora caninum Liverpool complete genome, chromosome VIII includes the following:
- a CDS encoding putative D13, with product MACGSLLSEEDLCRFRTKKCRRLVSGACEFGITRCQYSHNQYWSRRCPIYLSDRSFIRYIHVLCPHVTTKQADPTERPTHGGGCGRPRCARRPAGSGAVGQQNQHIKGNGRRRGGEEILYHPLFYKMIICEKYREDVCDTYYCPYIHGLAEARQPKQYKLPFTTGIDIPPLPCVTIVAKIEKKKAPLSTLTLGDSPTAAAGPNEALTRESAGSMLRQAVAAAQRQHHQLQQRGFQFCRSLKNAGDGGMPGESRLSGEQLAHSTSSVIEQASQSMVRAYPHCTGEAGASVNDDGFACKALFDALRTLEGDNTTCTLSMTGGGRRTRARESGLEAVAARLTASRHRSFSGSRWANIRPGLASQLDNTDVGGRDRQVEELTPPKAAPPVMLGGIAPETAAALASRMSPVQLLTAAFELCGHDSRNDTIGFSHDAFDGAQNASTDLPDVGPSGKLAELRCSEADRRTDKQLECGMEEASEVPVGQGGADNEQMVSAQRQLQFGPQSSSCSGKAVDRLPTLPVTSVTPSQDQLVSEGECPQASQHVPQSAAASRSADEEGGMAGGMPFASLESSTASSPLSSPSSPSQDFQSGDLVAFTTQSDTSRDQPCCMSATTRSPSESGAEPDLSSPDRSSYHSVSSTGGGHTGNGAATAEVGAGTSEGGATESGAVVGFIKEHVVEEETTNEGERGGSQEEEIRETMVVGKARSNEWTRPPRSCMSQPSELYAACGAEADAEQDNEMPVQGERTERLEGDGLRSEVCPQRSDENIGGGLALQGATHRTPNDLIDILEQVVKTLWENVWKHTPKQWTRIQCASREVGLPPNAN